CTGATGTCAGAGCGGATTGCCGACATTTTTGTCGGTATGGGATGGGAAATCGCTGATGGCCCGGAAGTCGAGGCGGAGTGGTTCAACTTTGACTCTTTGAACTTCGCGCCTGACCATCCGGCGCGGGCGATGCAGGACACCTTTTTCGTGGAGCCTGCCGATGGTGGGTTGGTGCTGCGGACGCATACTTCGCCAGTTCAGATGCGAGTGTTGCACGAGCGGGATTTGCCGGTATACGTGGCGGTTCCGGGCAAGGTTTTCCGCACGGATGATTTGGATGCCACGCATACACCTGTCTTCCACCAGATTGAAGGTTTGGCGGTTGATAAGGGCCTGACGATGGCTCACCTGCGGGGCACCTTGGACCGATTCTTGTCTGAGTTGGTTCAGGCAGAGGTGGTGACGAGGCTGCGGCCGTCGTTCTTCCCGTTCACTGAGCCGAGTGCTGAGATGGATGTGCAGTGCTGGGCGTGTGCCGGTGGTGAGGCATCGTGTCGGGTGTGCGGAGGTACTGGTTGGATCGAGCTTGGTGGCTGCGGCATGGTTAATCGGAACGTGTTGCTGGCTGCTGGAATTGATCCGGAGGTTTATACCGGTTTTGCGTTTGGGTTGGGTATTGAGCGTGCCTTGATGTTGCGGCACGGGGTGAAAGACATGTTTGACATCGTTGAGGGTGACGTGCGTTTCAGCACCCAGTTTGGCTTGGAGATCTGATGCGGGTACCGATTTCGTGGTTGAGGGACATCGTGGGCAAGAACTCCTTGCCTGATGAGATGACTGCTGAGCAAGTGGCAGCAGCATTGGTGCGCGTAGGCCTTGAAGAAGAGGCAATTCTTGGCGGTGAAGTCTCTGGGCCGTTGGTGGTTGGCCGCGTGCTGACGCGTGTTGAAGAGCCTCAGAAAAACGGCAAAGTCATCAACTGGTGCACGGTAGATGTTGGTGAGAACGGGCAGCGTCTTTCTGAACAAAAATATCAGGAGATTGTGTGCGGGGCACACAACTTTGATGTTGGTGATCTTGTTGTTGTTGTACTTCCTGGTGCCGTGCTTCCTGGTGGGTTCGAGATCAGTGCCCGTAAGACGTATGGGCATATGAGTAACGGCATGATTTGTGCAGAAGATGAGCTCGGTCTAGGTGAAGATCACGAGGGAATCATCGTTCTGACGGAGTACTTCAAGAACAATCCGGACAAGCTTGCTCGTTGCGTGCCTGGTGCAGATGCTATTGAGTTGCTCGGTCTGGACGAGAAAGTTGTTGAAATCAACGTCACGCCTGATCGTGGTTACGCTTTCTCGATGCGCGGGGTGGCTCGTGATTTTGCTTTGTCGGTAGGTGCTCCGGTGGTGGACCCTGCGGTGGATGCGGCTTCGCGGGCACCGGAGGGCAATGAATCTGGTTATGAGGTTCGCCTGGAAGACGAAAGCCCTATTCGTGGTAATGAGGGGTGTGATCGTTACGTTGCGCGTGTTGTGCGTGGTGTGAATCCTGATACGCCTACGCCTGAATGGATGGTTCAGCGGCTGGTGCAGTCGGGGATGCGTCCGATTTCATTTGTGGTTGATGTGACGAATTACGTCATGTTGCTGCTTGGCAATCCGTTGCATGCGTTTGATCTTTCTCACCTTGAAGGACCGATTGTGGTTCGTCGGGCTAGGCCTGATGAGAAGTTGACGACGCTAGATGGGGTGGAGCGGGAGCTTCATTGCGAGGATCTCGTTATTACTGACTCAGGGGAGAAACCGCTGGTGTTGGCGGGTGTTATGGGAGGAATGGGGGTTGAGGTCACCGATAAGACGACAGATGTTTTGATTGAAGCTGCTTGTTTTGATCCGGTGAGTGTTGCTCGTTCTTCGCGGCGTCATCGGTTGAGTAGCGAGTCGTCGAAGCGTTTTGAGCGAGGTGTCGATCCTGCTCTTGCTCCGGCTGCTGCGGAGATGGTGGCAGATTTGTTGGTTCGTTATGCCGGTGGTACTGCGGATGAAGGTGTTACGGATGTGGGGGAGCGTGCTGCGCTGGCGCGTATTACCACACCGTTCACCATGTCTATGCATGAGCCGGAGCGGCTAGTGGGTCTGAAGTGGACGCCGGCGCAGATTGGTGAGGAATTATCGCGGCTGGGAGTGTCAGCCACGGGCAATGGTGATGGAACGTTGAGCATTGTGGCGCCCTCGTGGCGTCCAGATTTGCGGACAGGAGCCGATGTTGTTGAAGAGTTGACTCGTTTACGGGGGTATGAGCAGATTGGGTCTGTTCTGCCTGCGGCTCCTGGCGGTCGAGGTCTAACGGTTGCTCAGCGTGTTGTGCGTCGTGTATCGGACACTTTGGCGAATGCAGGATTCGTTGAGGTGCTGACGTATCCCTTTGTGGCTTCTGAGCGTTTCGATGAGTTGCAGTATGGCGAGGATGATGAGCGTCGTGTTGCGCGTCGTCTGGTGAATCCGCTTCGCGCTGAGCAGCCGTTGTTGCGTACGACGGTTTTGTCGACGTTGGTTGATGCTGCGGCGCGTAACGTGGCTCGAGGGATTCGGGATGTTGCTGTTTTCGAGGTGGGCCGTGTTGTGCACGGTGTTGAGGAGCCGGTAGCAGCGCCAGTTCCTGCTGTGGGTGCCAAGCCTGAAGCGGAGGTTTTGGCGCAGGTTGCTCAGGCGCTGCCTGAGCAACCGCATCATGTGGCGTTCGTGGCTGCTGGAGCTGCGGTTCCTGCTTCGCCTGGTGTTGAGGCGCGTGCGTTTGATGCAGCTGATGTCATTGGTGCTGTGCTTGAAGTCGGTCGCGCATTGGGGCTGAACTTGGTGGTTGAAGCTGCTGAGTGCGCGCCGTGGCATCCGGGACGTTGCGCCAAGGTTTCTACAGATTCTGGTGAGTGTGTCGGTTATGCGGGTGAGTTGGCTCCGCGTGTTTGCAAGGCAGTTGATTTGCCTGCACGCACGTGCGCAGCAGAGCTTAACGTTGATGTTTTGATCGATGCGTTCGCTGCTTGTCGCGCTCAGGCTGCGAAGTTGTCAACGTTGCCTGTAGCGAATACGGATGTCGCCTTGGTCGTGGATGAGGTGGTTTCGGCAGCAGAGGTGGAGTTGGCCTTGCGTGAGGGGGCTGGGCCATTGTTGGAAGAGTTGACTCTGTTTGATGTGTTCCGCGGGGAGCAGGTCGGTGAGGGTAAGAAGTCGTTGGCGTATCGGTTGACGTTCCGCCCTCGGGAGAAAACGCTTAAGACGACGCAGGTTAGTGCACTGCGTGATGATGCGGTTGCAGCAGCTAAGAAGGCTACTGGAGCGGAGTTGCGTGGTTGATGTGAGTGTGAGCGGTGTGTGTAGCGCGCCGGTCGCTGTTGTGACAGGTGCGTCTCGAGGTATCGGGGCGCACCTGTCTGCAGCATTTGCTGCGGCTGGTTATGTGGTGGAAAAGTCTTCTCGTAGTGGTGAGGGAGAGAACGTCCGGGTTCTGGATGTGTCGGATCCGGCTGCGGTGAAGGCGTATGTGGATGAGGTTGTTGAACGCTGTGGTCGCCTTGATGTTCTTGTCAATAACGCTGGTGTTATTGACAACGAAGTGGTGTTGTGGGAGGCAGATCCGGATCAATGGTGGCGCACAGTTGAGGTGGATGTGCGTGGACCGTTTTTATTAGCGCGTTTTGCTGTTCCGTATATGTTGATGGCCGGTGGTGGCCGTGTCATTAATATTAATTCTGGCGCTGGTACTCGCGCGAGCGATATATCGACTGCTTATTATGTGGCGAAAACGGCTTTGAGCCGGATAACTGGTGGATTGCATGTTGCCGGGTTTGTTCGTGGTTTGCGTGCTTTTGATTTGGCACCTGGTGTTGTGCAGACCGATATGACTGCGGGTATGGGAGTGCATGCGGGGCGTGTTGAGTGGACTGATCCGGCTGCGGTTACTGATTTGGCACTGGGGTTGGCTTCGGGGTGTCTAGATGCATGGTCCGGGCGTATGGTTCGGGCGGGGGTTGACACAGTCGAGTCTTTGAAGGCTGTGGCCGATCGTGGTTTGACTCCTGGTTCACGAACTGTGGGGTTGCTCAGTTTTGGTGAAGGCGATCCTTTAGGGCAGTGAGAGTGCACCCAATCTACATACTCATGTATATCCCTGTATCAGTATGTAGATTGGGGTCATGTATTTTTTGCTGCGATATGCGTCTGTAGCTAGATATGTCTCTGGGCTGCGGCGTGACTGGTTGTCGGGGATGCCTCTGAGATGTGAAAACTGCGGGATTACCTTGTCGGGGCGGGTGTGAGCGATGGGGGCAGTTCAGTCGCGTAGCGCCCGGTTGGCTCGTATCGCGGAAATTTTAGAGAGCTGTGATGTTGGTTCACAGGCGGAGCTGTCGGATGCGTTGAATGCGGATGGGTATTCGGTTACGCAAGCGACTTTGTCGCGTGATCTGCTCGAGTTGGGGGCAGTGAAGGTTCGGCGTGGCACTCAATTGGTCTATTCGATCCCTGGTGATGATGCCGGTTCTGGTGGGGTTCCTCGTGAGGAAGTAAATGCTCGGCTGCGTCGTTTATGTGCGGAATTGATGATTTCTGCGGATGCGTCTGGGCCAATGGTTGTTTTACGTACTCCTCCGGGAGCTGCGAATTACCTCGCAGCGGCGATAGATAAAGCTTTGGTTTCTGGTGAAGGTTCCGCAATCGGCACTGTGGCGGGGGATGACACGGTGTTGATTGTGGCGGCTGATGCTTCTGGTGGTGATGCGTTATTGAAGCGTTTGTCATCGATGGCGTCGGGAGAGGGAAGATCGGTTACGGGCGGGTAGCGTCTGGCATCGAGACGGTTTGTTGGTGTGTGGGAAGGATGTGGGTGTTGTGAGTGATGCGAATGCAGTTGAAGGTTTGGCCTTGTGGGGTGGGAGGTTTTCAGGTGGGCCTGCAGATGCCTTGGCAGCTTTGTCGAAATCCACGCATTTTGATTGGCGGTTGGCTCGGTATGACTTGGCTGGCTCGCAGGCGCATGCGCGGGCATTGCATCGGGCAGGTTTGCTGTCTGATGAAGAGGTCGAGGCGATGCTTGAGGGGCTTGGGCAACTTGCTGACGATGTTGAGTCAGGAGAGTTTGTTGCTTTAGAAGGTGATGAAGATGTACATACGGCATTAGAGCGTGGCTTGATTGAGCGGGTTGGGGCTGAGTTGGGTGGCCGTTTGCGGGCGGGGCGGTCGCGAAATGATCAGGTGGCAACGCTGTTTCGTATGTATTTGCGGGATAGTTCTCGGGTGGTTGCTGGGCTGGTTTTGGATGTGGTCGATGCGTTGCTAGATCAGGCGGAGGCGAATTTTGATGTGATCATGCCTGGTCGTACGCATTTGCAGCATGCGCAGCCTGTTTTGTTGGCGCACCATCTTGCTGCGCATGCGTGGGCGCTTTTGCGTGATGTGGAGAGGTGGAGGGATTGGGATGAGAGGACTGCCGTTTCGCCGTATGGTTCAGGGGCGCTGGCTGGAAGTACTTTAGGTTTGGATCCAGATCAAGTTGCTTATGATTTGGGTTTTTCTGGTGCTGTCGAGAACTCGATTGATGGAACAGCTTCTCGTGATTTTGTGGCAGAGTTCTCTTTTGTTTCTGCCCAGACAGGTGTCGATATTTCACGTATTGCTGAAGAAATTATTCTTTGGGCTACGAAAGAGTTCGGTTTCATTGTGCTGGATGACTCTTTCTCGACAGGGTCCAGCATCATGCCTCAAAAAAAGAATCCAGATGTTGCTGAACTTGCCAGAGGTAAAGCGGGGAGGCTGATTGGTGATTTAACAGGTTTGTTGAGCACTTTGAAGGGGCTCCCGTTGGCATATAACCGGGACTTGCAAGAAGATAAAGAGCCAGTTTTTGATGCAGTAGATACCTTAGAGATGTTGTTGCCAGCATTTTCGGGGATGGTTTCGACGTTGACTTTCTGTGGTGACCGTATGGGTGATTTGGCTCCGCAGGGGTTCTCGCTGGCGACGGATATTGCGGAGTGGTTGGTGCGGCAAGGTGTTCCGTTCCGTGTGGCTCATGAGGTCGCTGGGGCCTGCGTGCAGGAGTGTGAGAAGCGGGGCATTGAGCTGGATGAGCTTTCGGATGAGGACTTTGCGAGCATCTCGGAGCATTTGCATGGGGGAGTGCGGGATGTCCTGACCGTCACTGGTTCTGTGGAGTCACGGGATGGTAAGGGTGGCACGGCTCCTGTGAGGGTGAGGGAACAGTTGCTGAAAGCTCGGCAGGTAAGTGCCTGGCAGTGGGGATGGGTGGGCAAAGTTCCTGCCTGGCGTGGTTGACTGATCTTGTGTGGGGAGGTGTCGCATGGCGTTTCCTGCGCAAGATGATGGGCGTTATCGGTGCACTATGACGAGAGAGGTCGAACGAGCGTGACGCATGTGCTCGATGAGCTGGAATGGCGTGGCTTGATTCACGCGACTACCGATGTAGAGAAGCTTCGGGAGGAGCTTTCGACGCCTACGACGGTCTATTGCGGTTTTGATCCGACGGCGCCGTCTTTGCATTTTGGTAATCTCGTTCAGTTGGTGGTGTTGCGGATTTTTCAGCGGCACGGTCACCATGTGATTGCTTTGGTGGGTGGCTCGACTGGTTTGATTGGAGACCCGCGTCCGACGAGCGAGCGGATTTTGAAAACGAAAGAGCAGACCGCTGAATGGGTGGAGCGCTTAAAAGCTCAGATGCGTCCTTTCTTGGACTTTGAGGGTGACAATCCAGCCCGAATGGTTAATAACCTAGATTGGACTGAGGGATTATCTGCTCTCGATTTTTTGCGTGATTTTGGCAAGCACTTTCGCGTGAATCACATGGTGAAGAAAGATGCAGTTGCTGCGCGCCTGAACTCTCAGGAGGGTATTTCCTACACTGAGTTCAGTTACCAGATCCTTCAGGCGATGGACTTCCGGTTCCTCTATAAAGAGTACAGGTGCACGGTCCAGACGGGCGGAAGTGATCAGTGGGGAAATCTCACAGCTGGAGCGGACTTGGTGAGCCGCATGGATGGCGGTCAGGTGCACGCTGTAGTGACCCCGATCCTGACGGATAGTTCAGGTGAGAAGTTCGGTAAATCTGCAGGTAATGCTGTCTGGCTGGATCCTGCTATGACGAGTCCTTATGCGTTCTACCAGTACTGGCTGAACGTTGAGGATGCATCGGTGATCAAGCTGTTGAAGGTTTTCGGTAGCCGTGATGCTGCTCAGGTTGAGGCTCTGGAGCGCGCGGTTGCTGAGGAGCCTTTCCGTAGGGCTGCGCAGAAAGCCTTGGCGCACGATGTCACTCTTTTGGTTCACGGGGAAAAAGCGGTGAGCGACGTGGAGGCTGCGTCAGCTGCGCTTTTTGGTGGAGCTTCCTTGGCTGACCTGGATGCACAGACTCTTGTGGATGCTACGTCTGAGTTGCCCAGTGCGACTGTGGTCGCCGGCGCAGAGGTAGTTGATCTTCTTGTGGCGACGAAGCTTTCTGAATCGCGTAAGTCAGCACGTCGCACTATCGGAGAGGGGGGCGTGTCGATCAATAACGTCAAGGTGCTAGATCCTGCCGCTGTGTTGCGAGAAGAGGACTTCCTAGGTGGCAAGGTTGCGGTGCTTAAACGGGGTCGGAAAAACATGGCCGCGGTGTATCGCGAGAGTTAGAGGGGAGCGTCCTCTTGCATTACTCATGCGGCGCTCCTCTTTAGAGACTCTGACCAGCAGATTTGTCAGTTAAAGCGCCGCATGAGTAATGTTCTTCTTGTTCGCCCGGCAGGGAGGAACGGACACGGCTTCTTAGCTGTGGCCGGTCTCGTTGGGTGAGGTAACTTCGAGGAAAACGAGGAGTTGCACCGGGCTGAATGGCCTGGTAAGATTGCTTCTCGGCTCAAGCGCTTAAGTAGCGCGGGTCGAGGATAGTCGATCGCCTCTGATGAGGAAATTCTTCTACTAGGGTTTCTTAGTCGTGTGCGTCCGATGCTTGAGAACTCAACAGCGTGCCATGAATAATCGATGCCAATTGTTTGTTGGTTGAAGTCAATTCGGACAATAGTCGCTATAAATAATGTAGTGACATTAATTGTCAGTGTTGTTTCGGCCAGGATTTTCCCGCGTTCGTGGTGACTAGGTTTCTAGTTACGTGTACGTGGGTGTGATTTCTTTTTGGAGAGTTTGATCCTGGCTCAGGACGAACGCTGGCGGCGTGCTTAACACATGCAAGTCGAACGATGAAGCCCAGCTTGCTGGGTGGATTAGTGGCGAACGGGTGAGTAACACGTGAGTAATCTACCCCTCACTTTGGGATAAGCCCCGGAAACGGGGTCTAATACTGAATATGACCTTTCCTCGCATGAGGTTTGGTGGAAAGTTTTTTCGGTGGGGGATGTGCTCGCGGCCTATCAGCTTGTTGGTGAGGTAACGGCTCACCAAGGCGACGACGGGTAGCCGGCCTGAGAGGGTGAACGGCCACACTGGGACTGAGACACGGCCCAGACTCCTACGGGAGGCAGCAGTGGGGAATATTGCACAATGGGCGAAAGCCTGATGCAGCGACGCCGCGTGAGGGATGAAGGCCTTCGGGTTGTAAACCTCTTTCAGCAGGGGAGAAGCGAAAGTGACGGTACCTGCAGAAGAAGCACCGGCTAACTACGTGCCAGCAGCCGCGGTAATACGTAGGGTGCGAG
This region of Dermatophilus congolensis genomic DNA includes:
- the pheS gene encoding phenylalanine--tRNA ligase subunit alpha gives rise to the protein MSGPNTNYDPVEVSALSAESVEVALADALAAVEAAGDLDELKAARVAHAGEKSPLALANREIGALPPSAKAEAGKRVGAARGQIGRALAARQEILEAEHEEKMLAEETIDVTVVPERRRIGARHPISLMSERIADIFVGMGWEIADGPEVEAEWFNFDSLNFAPDHPARAMQDTFFVEPADGGLVLRTHTSPVQMRVLHERDLPVYVAVPGKVFRTDDLDATHTPVFHQIEGLAVDKGLTMAHLRGTLDRFLSELVQAEVVTRLRPSFFPFTEPSAEMDVQCWACAGGEASCRVCGGTGWIELGGCGMVNRNVLLAAGIDPEVYTGFAFGLGIERALMLRHGVKDMFDIVEGDVRFSTQFGLEI
- the pheT gene encoding phenylalanine--tRNA ligase subunit beta, whose product is MRVPISWLRDIVGKNSLPDEMTAEQVAAALVRVGLEEEAILGGEVSGPLVVGRVLTRVEEPQKNGKVINWCTVDVGENGQRLSEQKYQEIVCGAHNFDVGDLVVVVLPGAVLPGGFEISARKTYGHMSNGMICAEDELGLGEDHEGIIVLTEYFKNNPDKLARCVPGADAIELLGLDEKVVEINVTPDRGYAFSMRGVARDFALSVGAPVVDPAVDAASRAPEGNESGYEVRLEDESPIRGNEGCDRYVARVVRGVNPDTPTPEWMVQRLVQSGMRPISFVVDVTNYVMLLLGNPLHAFDLSHLEGPIVVRRARPDEKLTTLDGVERELHCEDLVITDSGEKPLVLAGVMGGMGVEVTDKTTDVLIEAACFDPVSVARSSRRHRLSSESSKRFERGVDPALAPAAAEMVADLLVRYAGGTADEGVTDVGERAALARITTPFTMSMHEPERLVGLKWTPAQIGEELSRLGVSATGNGDGTLSIVAPSWRPDLRTGADVVEELTRLRGYEQIGSVLPAAPGGRGLTVAQRVVRRVSDTLANAGFVEVLTYPFVASERFDELQYGEDDERRVARRLVNPLRAEQPLLRTTVLSTLVDAAARNVARGIRDVAVFEVGRVVHGVEEPVAAPVPAVGAKPEAEVLAQVAQALPEQPHHVAFVAAGAAVPASPGVEARAFDAADVIGAVLEVGRALGLNLVVEAAECAPWHPGRCAKVSTDSGECVGYAGELAPRVCKAVDLPARTCAAELNVDVLIDAFAACRAQAAKLSTLPVANTDVALVVDEVVSAAEVELALREGAGPLLEELTLFDVFRGEQVGEGKKSLAYRLTFRPREKTLKTTQVSALRDDAVAAAKKATGAELRG
- a CDS encoding SDR family oxidoreductase; the encoded protein is MTGASRGIGAHLSAAFAAAGYVVEKSSRSGEGENVRVLDVSDPAAVKAYVDEVVERCGRLDVLVNNAGVIDNEVVLWEADPDQWWRTVEVDVRGPFLLARFAVPYMLMAGGGRVININSGAGTRASDISTAYYVAKTALSRITGGLHVAGFVRGLRAFDLAPGVVQTDMTAGMGVHAGRVEWTDPAAVTDLALGLASGCLDAWSGRMVRAGVDTVESLKAVADRGLTPGSRTVGLLSFGEGDPLGQ
- a CDS encoding arginine repressor, with the translated sequence MGAVQSRSARLARIAEILESCDVGSQAELSDALNADGYSVTQATLSRDLLELGAVKVRRGTQLVYSIPGDDAGSGGVPREEVNARLRRLCAELMISADASGPMVVLRTPPGAANYLAAAIDKALVSGEGSAIGTVAGDDTVLIVAADASGGDALLKRLSSMASGEGRSVTGG
- the argH gene encoding argininosuccinate lyase → MSDANAVEGLALWGGRFSGGPADALAALSKSTHFDWRLARYDLAGSQAHARALHRAGLLSDEEVEAMLEGLGQLADDVESGEFVALEGDEDVHTALERGLIERVGAELGGRLRAGRSRNDQVATLFRMYLRDSSRVVAGLVLDVVDALLDQAEANFDVIMPGRTHLQHAQPVLLAHHLAAHAWALLRDVERWRDWDERTAVSPYGSGALAGSTLGLDPDQVAYDLGFSGAVENSIDGTASRDFVAEFSFVSAQTGVDISRIAEEIILWATKEFGFIVLDDSFSTGSSIMPQKKNPDVAELARGKAGRLIGDLTGLLSTLKGLPLAYNRDLQEDKEPVFDAVDTLEMLLPAFSGMVSTLTFCGDRMGDLAPQGFSLATDIAEWLVRQGVPFRVAHEVAGACVQECEKRGIELDELSDEDFASISEHLHGGVRDVLTVTGSVESRDGKGGTAPVRVREQLLKARQVSAWQWGWVGKVPAWRG
- the tyrS gene encoding tyrosine--tRNA ligase — translated: MTHVLDELEWRGLIHATTDVEKLREELSTPTTVYCGFDPTAPSLHFGNLVQLVVLRIFQRHGHHVIALVGGSTGLIGDPRPTSERILKTKEQTAEWVERLKAQMRPFLDFEGDNPARMVNNLDWTEGLSALDFLRDFGKHFRVNHMVKKDAVAARLNSQEGISYTEFSYQILQAMDFRFLYKEYRCTVQTGGSDQWGNLTAGADLVSRMDGGQVHAVVTPILTDSSGEKFGKSAGNAVWLDPAMTSPYAFYQYWLNVEDASVIKLLKVFGSRDAAQVEALERAVAEEPFRRAAQKALAHDVTLLVHGEKAVSDVEAASAALFGGASLADLDAQTLVDATSELPSATVVAGAEVVDLLVATKLSESRKSARRTIGEGGVSINNVKVLDPAAVLREEDFLGGKVAVLKRGRKNMAAVYRES